The Mugil cephalus isolate CIBA_MC_2020 chromosome 19, CIBA_Mcephalus_1.1, whole genome shotgun sequence genome has a window encoding:
- the sec16a gene encoding protein transport protein Sec16A isoform X2, giving the protein MQPPPRTGPPGASGPPPSGPNMFRRPRPHKPTAAATAAMPPATQPMTDPFAFARTPPPMAAGGLQTIPNSNPPPMQTPPNTMYSQPSSGLPPQPQTLEDVPAAPSGPPSSSLPGVTLVSPHSTASSGGFPAPGSTGYAPLHTEQGYFNSREQTPSMSTESPHMAMGPTASQTPYSQEFQGHPPPLSVPFQPLPPTTSSSHWAPDHGSRPPSVQNYFQPTSDPPPQPYHLPQHTQMYPSHSPSPHQNTPTPPTQPGHPQHQAHFPPQNSVQAASPQWPDPNGPQQHNSHFQSQSYFSQSVAPQESWFSQPQQDSGYHQMGTSLGHPQPQPDSAVSQHASNTGPEASSAPAPAQVPAPAPVPYPQESGTLSLFFKDDVENEETLAGERNKAVNGTDESFQHHSNPQTHSGHSDASLDYQGAPLQDHSHLPYMNDGSYPSQGHAQKPPDSQFDHVENLECVPNQEVLPSETIGSPAATAPQGVEQFETGPNLETPDSIPRPMRSASVSSNYSNMSHGSGTGRRPQGVVGTFIQQESPRLTDEATPPAATGGYFEQIDSSPAGDSGVQQSTLEQTWPPTPSPPKPTGIFQASANSSFEPVRSHGVGVRPPEVDRAKMVAEGGADCAPGNMEQPPDNMENIYAPGHSLPSGAGGGVPHVTLPAVHSRPSSRAFGASRPCESPATTLWAHSDTTSLGTSITLAPAAPTVLPPLREPSADVIQPPEDGPLDLQPSQRVQPTSQQHSENLENPPKVSDAEPTDSQGNLGYASLLVPGSLHQPVVIAPPVSNYNVILPSGTGQTPSHSSPPVRPPAQGQGPTTSQLPSAANQNPLFSPAPMSFNSSASNQGPLNLTRDNAAVAPSEITAPPQSQPVRPPLSRGQSLGGDSNSALQVNPPASLTTAPVSNHNQPSNYELLDFSMHQSQAQTQPPAHPASLHESPQSSNGFYLQVTKDAQQGLRVEGNGSVQTPASSSATQVPPAPPSQAAPNSQQTPTEPPNTTDSRAALQGQKDAPPVSGAQPSFGQYPNPAQVPATGKVPPPPAAAYPPGPRGPVPPVAAQPAPGDPSRPPSSAGSHQGYGPPPPPAPGQMYGGYYGNYGEYADGRAPYHPGQYPPAPVDPRAQPYYQDGAYRSRGDPWYGRYEGQAPAYRDPNYQYREPQPERPSSRTSQYSDRPSSRQGYPDDYQRANRSAYNDYYADYPKHYDYAGYNYGQYDPRYRGYYDQSYWPNYDEAYRARDSYYNQQMYPARKEGYDDQWRYYPGYDASFDDDYHRRGDAYGDDFDRRSVHSEQSAHSVRSSHSHHSRRSSFSSRSQQSQVYTSQPDLVYDTTASTLAVDYSYAQYPNQTDASQNYSQYLYPAEYTADSTWVAPEQPPPRPATPEKFTIPHRCARFGPGGHLVQVLPNLPSAGQPALVDIHNMETMLQDTPDQSELRSFPGPLIKEETHKVDVIKFSQNKAVECSRDNNLLDRDSARLLWDFIVLLCRQNGTVVGTDIADLLLKEHRSVWLPGKSPNEANLIDFNNEPLARAEEEPGAGPLSLLSDTFMTVPENLGKETERFRELLLFGRKKDALEAAMKGGLWGHALLLASKMDNRTHARVMTRFANSLPINDPLQTVYQLMSGRMPASAICCGEEKWGDWRPHLAMVLSNLTHTLDLDTRTITTMGDTLASKGLIDAAHFCYLMAQVGLGVFTKKSTKMVLIGSNHSLSFYQFATNEAIQRTEAYEYAQSLGSQPCSLPNFQVFKLIYACRLAEAGLCAQAFHYCEVISRTVLQQPSYYSPIFISQIIQMSEKLRFFDPQLKEKPEQELFNEPDWLYQLRQLDGQIKTGMFTYSADRATPSQFVCSSPSSDLDHASLAEPLEMDGPTPDNPLMSSILPGPQPQAVQLMPPAPTSILQDGMAPPQHLPPGDAPQFYPVPPTGPPGQIPIPGYPPQDPGFAPPPFQPQPEQSEMYPGAHQQPPHVGQMSPHMHPQMPHSPVQMNPPLPQMPQQHMPPSPGHMPPVEHLPQAFPDMQTGQPISSSPPRNSFTSQMDFYDHMAQLGPGRSRAPSQSSMHMGSGRRSRTTSESSTHSAGRERSNSAVKQVSPPPPSIPEQPHTEAAKKVKKDSPKKSGGGGAGWLSWLYRKGKNEAHLPDDKNKSIVWDEKKQKWVDLNEPEEESKPPPPPPSGFPKMPQMPGPGIPAAPPGGGPPVNMFSRKAGTKSRYVDVLNPSRATKPGGMAPAPADLFAPLAPMPMPANLFVPSSAPDDQQPLEGSEGGNMEQNAPNTSAAPQMFNPTLLPPAPEGPHVPDGSQSGELSRSSSMSSLSRETHPAQGAAPTGGVTFYNPAQFAQTSAPSGAGQRSGRLGGQRQYPVMK; this is encoded by the exons ATGCAACCTCCTCCTCGGACTGGACCTCCAGGAGCCTCTGGCCCTCCTCCGTCTGGGCCAAATATGTTCCGCAGGCCAAGGCCTCACAAGCCTACAGCAGCAGCTACGGCCGCAATGCCGCCTGCAACACAACCCATGACAGACCCTTTTGCTTTTGCCAGAACTCCTCCACCTATGGCTGCAGGTGGTCTGCAAACAATACCTAACAGCAACCCTCCACCAATGCAAACCCCACCCAACACCATGTACTCTCAACCTAGCTCAGGGCTGCCTCCACAACCACAGACACTGGAGGATGTCCCAGCTGCTCCCTCTGGTCCCCCATCATCCTCTCTACCTGGGGTGACCCTGGTCAGCCCTCATAGTACAGCATCCTCTGGTGGTTTCCCTGCACCAGGTTCCACAGGTTATGCACCCTTACATACAGAACAGGGCTACTTTAATTCAAGAGAACAGACACCATCCATGTCCACAGAGTCACCACATATGGCTATGGGCCCAACAGCTAGTCAGACTCCTTATAGTCAGGAATTTCAAGGACATCCTCCACCTTTGTCTGTGCCCTTCCAGCCACTGcctcccaccacctcctcttcccACTGGGCTCCTGATCATGGAAGTCGCCCTCCATCAGTTCAGAACTACTTCCAGCCTACTAGTGACCCTCCACCACAGCCATATCATTTACCTCAGCACACTCAGATGTACCCCTCCCACAGCCCATCACCCCATCAAAACACCCCCACGCCTCCAACCCAGCCTGGACACCCACAGCACCAGGCTCATTTTCCACCTCAAAACTCTGTACAAGCAGCCAGTCCTCAATGGCCAGACCCAAATGGACCCCAGCAGCATAATTCCCACTTCCAAAGTCAGAGTTACTTCAGTCAGAGCGTTGCTCCCCAGGAATCGTGGTTCAGCCAACCTCAACAGGACTCGGGCTACCACCAAATGGGGACCAGCCTGGGCCATCCTCAGCCTCAGCCTGATTCTGCTGTATCTCAACATGCATCCAACACTGGACCTGAGGCTAGTTCTGCTCCAGCCCCAGCCCAAgtcccagccccagccccagtcCCATACCCTCAAGAGTCGGGTACACTTTCATTGTTCTTTAAAGATGATGTGGAAAATGAAGAAACACTTGCTGGGGAGAGAAATAAAGCAGTCAATGGTACTGATGAATCTTTTCAGCATCACAGCAACCCACAAACCCACAGTGGCCATTCAGATGCATCTTTGGATTACCAAGGAGCTCCTCTTCAAGATCATTCACACTTACCTTATATGAATGATGGCAGTTATCCATCACAGGGGCATGCTCAGAAGCCACCTGATTCCCAGTTTGACCATGTAGAGAATTTGGAATGTGTCCCGAACCAGGAAGTATTACCCAGTGAAACCATTGGAAGTCCTGCTGCTACTGCACCCCAAGGAGTAGAGCAGTTTGAAACGGGGCCAAATTTGGAGACTCCCGATTCAATTCCAAGGCCAATGAGATCTGCCAGCGTGTCATCCAATTATAGCAATATGAGCCATGGAAGTGGAACTGGTCGTCGACCCCAGGGAGTAGTGGGTACCTTTATTCAGCAGGAAAGCCCACGTCTCACTGATGAGGCTACCCCGCCTGCTGCCACTGGAGGCTACTTTGAACAGATTGACTCTTCACCAGCTGGAGATTCGGGTGTGCAGCAGAGCACCCTGGAGCAGACGTGGCCTCCCACACCTAGCCCTCCTAAACCCACTGGCATTTTTCAGGCCAGTGCTAATAGCTCTTTTGAACCTGTGCGCTCACATGGTGTTGGGGTGCGCCCTCCTGAGGTAGATAGGGCTAAAATGGTAGCAGAAGGAGGTGCAGATTGTGCACCTGGCAACATGGAGCAGCCACCAGATAATATGGAAAATATTTATGCCCCAGGGCACTCTCTGCCCTCTGGGGCTGGAGGTGGTGTGCCTCATGTAACGCTTCCGGCGGTTCACTCCCGGCCTTCATCCCGTGCTTTTGGGGCCAGTCGCCCCTGCGAGAGCCCTGCCACTACGCTGTGGGCTCATAGTGATACTACAAGCTTGGGCACTAGCATAACTCTTGCCCCTGCTGCCCCGACAGTTCTTCCCCCTTTACGAGAACCCAGTGCTGATGTCATTCAGCCTCCAGAGGATGGCCCACTGGACTTACAGCCCTCTCAGAGAGTCCAGCCAACTTCTCAGCAGCACTCAGAGAACCTAGAGAACCCACCAAAGGTGAGTGATGCAGAGCCAACTGACTCTCAAGGCAACTTAGGCTATGCATCTCTTCTTGTCCCTGGCTCGCTTCACCAGCCTGTCGTGATTGCCCCTCCAGTGTCCAATTACAATGTGATTCTCCCTAGTGGCACTGGTCAAACACCAAGTCACAGTAGCCCACCTGTAAGACCACCTGCACAAGGGCAGGGTCCCACTACATCTCAGCTACCTTCAGCAGCCAATCAAAATCCACTCTTTTCTCCTGCACCCATGAGTTTCAATTCTTCAGCTTCTAATCAGGGTCCACTCAATCTGACTCGAGACAATGCAGCGGTGGCACCGTCAGAAATCACAGCTCCGCCACAGTCTCAGCCAGTCCGCCCTCCCCTTTCCAGGGGTCAATCATTGGGTGGAGACAGTAATTCTGCTCTTCAAGTTAATCCACCAGCTTCTCTTACGACTGCTCCTGTCTCTAATCACAATCAGCCATCAAATTATGAACTGCTTGATTTTTCTATGCACCAATCACAAGCCCAAACCCAACCGCCGGCCCACCCTGCCTCTCTACACGAGTCTCCGCAGTCTAGTAATGGATTTTACCTGCAGGTCACCAAAGATGCTCAGCAGGGGCTGAGAGTCGAAGGAAATGGCTCTGTACAGACCCCAGCCTCTTCGTCAGCAACTCAGGTGCCACCAGCACCACCTTCCCAAGCAGCTCCAAACTCCCAGCAGACCCCAACAGAACCTCCTAACACTACAGATTCTAGGGCTGCACTTCAGGGACAAAAAGATGCTCCACCCGTGAGTGGAGCACAACCTTCATTTGGCCAGTATCCAAATCCGGCACAGGTGCCTGCCACAGGTAAagtacctcctcctcctgccgctGCCTACCCTCCAGGCCCCAGAGGACCTGTGCCTCCAGTGGCTGCCCAGCCAGCTCCTGGTGATCCATCTCGACCACCCTCCTCTGCAGGCAGCCATCAAGGCTATgggccccctcctcctccagcgccAGGACAGATGTACGGCGGCTATTATGGCAATTACGGGGAATACGCAGATGGCAGGGCGCCTTATCATCCTGGACAGTACCCACCTGCACCTGTGGATCCTAGAGCGCAGCCATATTATCAA GATGGTGCGTACAGGAGCAGAGGAGATCCTTGGTATGGGAGATACGAGGGACAGGCTCCAGCTTATCGTGATCCAAACTACCAGTACAGAGAGCCTCAGCCAGAACGACCCAGCTCTAGGACCAGTCAGTACTCCGACAGACCCTCATCCAG ACAAGGCTATCCTGACGACTACCAGAGAGCAAACCGAAGTGCCTATAATGACTATTATGCAGATTATCCCAAGCACTACGATTATGCAG GATACAACTATGGTCAGTATGACCCACGATACAGAGGATACTATGATCAGTCCTACTGGCCTAATTATGATGAAGCCTACAGAGCCAGAGACAGCTACTATAATCAGCAAATGTATCCTGCCAG GAAAGAAGGCTATGATGACCAGTGGCGCTACTATCCTGGGTATGACGCCAGCTTCGACGATGACTACCATCGCCGCGGAGACGCGTACGGCGACGATTTTGACCGACGCAGCGTCCATAGCGAGCAGTCGGCACACAGCGTTcgcagctcccacagtcaccacaGCAGACGGAGTAGCTTCAGCTCACGATCACAACAG agcCAGGTATACACAAGCCAACCTGACTTAGTTTACGACACCACTGCGTCCACTCTGGCTGTCGACTACTCGTATGCCCAGTACCCGAACCAGACTGATGCCTCCCAGAACTACAGCCAGTACCTCTACCCCGCTGAGTACACCGCAGACAGCACCTGGGTCGCCCCTGAGCAAC CTCCCCCTCGACCTGCAACCCCAGAGAAGTTCACCATACCCCACCGCTGCGCCCGCTTCGGACCTGGTGGTCATCTGGTTCAGGTGCTGCCCAATCTGCCCTCAGCTGGACAGCCCGCTCTCGTCGACATCCACAACATGGAG accaTGTTGCAGGATACCCCGGATCAGTCAGAACTGCGATCTTTCCCAGGACCACTTATCAA AGAGGAGACCCATAAGGTGGACGTGATAAAGTTCTCCCAGAACAAAGCCGTGGAGTGTTCCCGAGATAACAACCTTCTGGATAGAGACTCGGCCCGTCTGCTCTGGGACTTCATTGTCCTGCTGTGTAGACAGAACGGG ACTGTCGTCGGCACGGACATTGCTGACCTCTTGCTGAAGGAGCATCGCTCTGTCTGGCTTCCTGGCAAGAGTCCCAACGAAGCCAACTTGATTGATTTTAACAACGAACCTCTGGCACGCGCCGAGGAAGAGCCCGGAGCTGGACCACTGTCCCTTCTATCGGACACTTTCATGACTGTCCCGGAAAACCTCGGCAAGGAAACAGAACGCTTCAGAGAGCTGCTTCTGTTTGGCCGCAAAAAG GATGCACTAGAAGCTGCCATGAAGGGAGGTCTGTGGGGTCACGCCCTGTTGTTGGCGAGTAAAATGGACAACAGAACACATGCCCGGGTCATGACAAG GTTTGCTAACAGCTTGCCCATCAACGATCCACTCCAGACAGTGTACCAGCTGATGTCGGGGAGGATGCCTGCATCTGCCATC TGTTGCGGAGAGGAGAAGTGGGGTGACTGGCGCCCTCACTTGGCCATGGTGCTGTCAAACCTCACACACACCCTGGACCTGGACACTCGCACAATCACCACCATGGGCGACACCCTAG CTTCCAAAGGGCTGATTGATGCGGCACACTTCTGCTACTTGATGGCCCAAGTTGGCCTAGGAGTTTTCACAAAGAAGAGCACCAAGATGGTTCTGATTGGCTCCAACCACAG TTTGTCCTTTTACCAATTTGCAACCAATGAAGCAATCCAGAGGACTGAGGCTTATGAATACGCCCAATCTCTGGGCTCCCAGCCTTGTTCCCTGCCCAATTTCCAG GTGTTCAAATTGATCTATGCATGCCGCTTGGCTGAAGCAGGCCTGTGTGCTCAGGCCTTCCACTACTGTGAAGTTATCTCAAGGACTGTCCTCCAGCAGCCTTCCTACTACTCCCCCATTTTCATCAGCCAGATCATCCAG ATGTCTGAAAAGCTGCGGTTCTTTGATCCACAACTGAAGGAGAAACCAGAGCAGGAGTTGTTCAATGAGCCCGATTGGCTGTATCAGCTCAGACAGCTGGATGGACAAATCAAG ACGGGCATGTTCACATACAGCGCAGACAGAGCGACTCCTTCACAGTTCGTCTGCAGCAGCCCCAGCTCTGACTTGGACCATGCTAGTCTAGCTGAACCGCTGGAGATGGATGGGCCAACGCCTGACAACCCCCTGATGAGCTCAATACTGCCTGGCCCTCAACCACAAGCAGTGCAGTTGATgcctccag CTCCCACTTCCATCCTCCAAGATGGAATGGCCCCTCCTCAGCATTTACCCCCCGGTGACGCACCCCAGTTCTACCCGGTACCCCCCACCGGACCGCCAGGACAGATCCCCATCCCGGGCTACCCTCCACAGGACCCCGGCTTTGCCCCTCCGCCCTTCCAGCCTCAGCCCGAGCAGTCCGAGATGTACCCGGGAGCCCATCAGCAGCCTCCGCATGTGGGCCAAATGTCGCCACACATGCACCCTCAGATGCCGCATTCACCCGTGCAGATGAACCCCCCGCTACCCCAGATGCCTCAGCAGCACATGCCCCCGTCTCCCGGGCACATGCCACCTGTAGAGCATCTGCCCCAGGCTTTCCCAGACATGCAGACCGGTCAACCAATATCGTCCTCCCCACCCAGAAACTCCTTCACATCCCAGATGGACTTCTACGACCACATGGCTCAACTG GGTCCCGGGAGGTCACGGGCTCCTTCACAATCTTCAATGCATatg GGATCAGGACGCCGCTCGCGTACGACCTCCGAGTCCTCCACTCACTCTGCTGGAAGAGAGCGGAGCAATTCTGCTGTCAAACAGGtgtctccacctccaccctctaTTCCCGAGCAGCCCCACACGGAAGCGGCCAAGAAAGTCAAGAAAGACTCTCCAAAAAAG agtggtggtggtggtgccgGCTGGCTGAGCTGGCTCTATAGAAAGGGGAAAAATGAGGCTCACTTACcagatgacaaaaacaaatct ATTGTGTGGGAcgaaaagaagcagaaatggGTTGACTTGAACGAGCCGGAAGAGGAG AGCAAACCCCCTCCACCGCCTCCATCCGGCTTTCCCAAGATGCCTCAAATGCCTGGCCCTGGGATCCCTGCTGCACCACCGGGGGGCGGTCCTCCCGTCAACATGTTCTCCAGAAAAGCAG GCACTAAGAGCAGATACGTGGATGTCCTGAACCCCAGCAGAGCTACCAAACCAGGCGGCATGGCCCCTGCTCCAGCTGACCTCTTTGCTCCTCTGGCACCGATGCCCATGCCCGCGAACCTATTTGTGCCTAGTTCAG CTCCTGACGATCAACAACCTCTGGAAGGCAGcgaaggaggaaacatggagcAGAACGCACCCAACACCAGCGCTGCTCCACAG ATGTTCAACCCGACGCTGTTACCGCCTGCCCCAGAAGGTCCCCACGTGCCTGATGGCTCACAGTCCGGGGAG CTGTCTCGTTCTAGCTCAATGAGTTCTTTATCACGCGAA ACTCATCCCGCACAGGGAGCTGCTCCAACTGGAGGCGTCACTTTTTATAACCCTGCACAGTTTGCACAG ACAAGTGCACCATCAGGAGCTGGACAGCGCTCTGGCCGTTTGGGCGGCCAGCGCCAGTACCCTGTGATGAAGTAA